One segment of Alistipes finegoldii DSM 17242 DNA contains the following:
- a CDS encoding beta-N-acetylhexosaminidase, translated as MIMKLIFAISIVALSFFGTACRRSVGEMILVPMPQEATFTGGYFETDSARFVERAGDGYVACRIDPSAPEIRPEGYRLKVTRRGIDLTALDSAGLFYGRQTLCLLATAQGIPCVEIIDNPCFGYRGIHLDVSRHFFPVETIFRLLDEMARYKLNKFHFHLADNGGWRIRIDAYPLLTRLGAFRTESDWLEWWSYGDRHYVPEDTPGAYGGYYTKEEIRRIVAYAAERFIEVIPEIEFPGHSDEVFAAYPELCCSGRAYTSGEFCVGNPQSLKFMDEVLTEVLELFPSKYIHIGGDEADRTAWKSCPRCRHLARELGGVDQVQCYLVEHAEKFLAEHGRTMIGWDEILKNNLRSTSTVISYRGQRGGIEAANRGYDVVMSPGEILYFDWYQADPHTQPRAMGGFSPIRKMYGFHPVPDTPAKAADNESIIRGEFVSPDSVEYIYDGGKEHVIGVQGCTWTEFIETEKHLEYMIFPRLLAVSELAWTPRERREWNDFRRRINVHVSLLHARGINAFPLSDDVVITAQMLSEGKKARVTLDTEKYPAEVRYTLDGTAPVPGSDLYDGPFVVKAGTTVRAALFVAGRMEGTMTELYVDARRNVDNYYTYLNTPEVYASTDR; from the coding sequence ATGATTATGAAACTCATTTTTGCAATCTCCATTGTCGCTCTTTCGTTCTTCGGCACTGCCTGCCGGAGATCTGTCGGCGAAATGATTCTGGTGCCGATGCCGCAGGAGGCAACCTTTACGGGAGGTTACTTTGAAACGGACAGCGCCCGATTCGTGGAGCGTGCAGGCGATGGGTACGTTGCCTGCCGAATCGATCCTTCGGCTCCGGAGATTCGTCCGGAGGGTTACCGGCTGAAAGTGACTCGCCGGGGCATTGACCTTACGGCCCTGGATTCCGCGGGACTGTTCTACGGCCGGCAGACGCTGTGCCTGTTGGCGACCGCACAGGGGATTCCCTGCGTGGAAATCATCGATAATCCCTGTTTCGGTTATCGGGGTATTCATCTCGATGTTTCGCGGCACTTTTTCCCCGTTGAAACGATATTCCGGCTCCTCGATGAAATGGCACGGTACAAGCTTAACAAATTTCATTTCCACCTGGCGGATAACGGCGGCTGGCGCATCAGGATCGACGCTTATCCGCTGCTGACCCGGCTGGGAGCATTCCGTACGGAGTCCGACTGGCTCGAATGGTGGAGTTACGGCGACAGGCATTATGTACCCGAGGACACACCGGGGGCCTATGGCGGTTACTATACGAAAGAGGAAATTCGCAGAATCGTTGCCTATGCTGCCGAACGCTTCATCGAGGTGATTCCGGAAATTGAGTTCCCGGGGCACTCCGACGAGGTTTTCGCAGCTTATCCGGAGCTCTGCTGCTCGGGCCGGGCCTATACTTCCGGCGAGTTTTGCGTCGGCAATCCGCAGTCGTTGAAATTTATGGACGAGGTCCTGACCGAGGTTCTGGAGTTGTTCCCCTCGAAATACATCCATATCGGCGGCGACGAGGCCGACCGGACAGCTTGGAAGAGCTGTCCCAGATGCCGGCATCTGGCCAGGGAGTTGGGCGGAGTGGACCAGGTGCAATGCTATCTGGTCGAACACGCCGAAAAGTTTCTGGCGGAACACGGACGCACGATGATCGGATGGGATGAAATCCTGAAGAACAACCTGCGATCCACCTCTACGGTAATTTCCTACAGGGGGCAGCGAGGAGGCATCGAGGCGGCCAACCGCGGTTACGATGTGGTCATGTCGCCGGGCGAGATCCTCTATTTCGACTGGTATCAGGCCGATCCTCATACACAGCCGCGCGCGATGGGCGGTTTCTCGCCGATTCGGAAGATGTACGGTTTTCATCCCGTCCCCGATACCCCTGCAAAGGCGGCCGACAATGAATCGATAATTCGCGGTGAATTCGTTTCGCCGGATTCGGTCGAATATATCTATGACGGCGGCAAAGAGCACGTCATCGGGGTACAGGGTTGCACATGGACCGAGTTTATAGAAACGGAAAAACATTTGGAATACATGATTTTCCCGCGTTTGCTGGCAGTTTCCGAACTTGCCTGGACTCCCCGGGAGCGACGTGAGTGGAATGATTTCCGTCGTCGTATCAATGTTCATGTATCGTTGCTGCATGCGCGGGGAATCAATGCTTTTCCATTGAGCGACGACGTTGTGATTACGGCTCAGATGCTTTCCGAAGGCAAAAAGGCCCGGGTGACGCTCGACACGGAGAAATATCCCGCCGAAGTACGCTATACTTTGGACGGTACGGCCCCGGTTCCCGGATCAGACCTTTACGACGGGCCTTTTGTCGTGAAAGCGGGGACAACCGTCCGGGCGGCGCTCTTTGTCGCAGGCAGGATGGAGGGGACCATGACGGAACTCTATGTCGATGCCCGCCGCAATGTCGATAATTACTATACTTATCTGAATACTCCCGAGGTATACGCCTCGACAGACCGTTAA
- a CDS encoding beta-glucosidase family protein, with amino-acid sequence MKKLLIALFLFPVTLVVAVPSAKPRLGEAPVRKIVAAMSLEEKAGLLVGTSMEGYAGEGAVTGRTLKTVPGSAGTTRSLESYGIPTTVMADGPAGLRIDPERAGDARTYFCTAFPIGTMLASTWDEAAIERCGAAMGNEVLEYGCDVILGPGMNIHRHPLCGRNFEYYSEDPLLSGKCGAAMVRGIQSQGVGTSVKHFAANNQESMRLQNDARVSQRALREIYLRGFEIAVKEGRPWTVMSSYNRINGPYTQESRELLTTVLHDEWGYEGLVVSDWIGKRNTVAQVHAGNDLMMPGEPAQAREIVEAVRSGRLAEADVDRCVTRVLEYILRTPRFRKQAVSETPDLEAHAAVSRQVAAEGMVLLRNEGAALPLAAGCNLSVFGVNAYDCIAGGTGAGHVNKAYTVDLDEGLRNAGFRLNTRTADLYAKYMSFGEALLAEQNALRYLGEKWFVPETTLTPEFIASRAADSDAAIVALGRNSGEYNDRPTSDFYLTEAERELLESVCSAFHAAGKKVVVVLNIGGVIETMSWKELPDAILLAWQGGLEAGNAMADVLSGRVSPSGRLPMTFPADYSDHPSSKNFPLDYRGRCGDWADDAPERHLRNLGFTCYEEDIWVGYRYFSTHAPEAVSYPFGYGLGYTTFEWTDAAVRRSGTDYAVTLRVTNTGSRAGREVVELYVAAPQGALPKPVRELRAFAKSRELQPGESQALTLRFAAADLASFDERISAFVVDSGRYMAELGRSADDIVQRLPFVAKASERKVHDVLKPQEPLRRLKF; translated from the coding sequence ATGAAAAAACTACTGATCGCACTGTTTTTGTTTCCCGTGACGCTGGTCGTGGCGGTTCCGTCTGCAAAGCCCCGGTTGGGCGAGGCTCCGGTCCGGAAGATCGTTGCGGCTATGAGCCTTGAGGAGAAGGCCGGCCTGCTGGTGGGAACCTCAATGGAGGGTTACGCTGGCGAGGGCGCTGTAACGGGCCGCACGTTGAAAACAGTTCCCGGTTCGGCCGGAACTACCCGCTCTTTGGAATCCTACGGCATTCCGACAACGGTGATGGCCGACGGTCCTGCGGGCCTTCGTATCGATCCGGAACGTGCAGGAGATGCACGGACTTATTTCTGTACGGCTTTTCCGATCGGCACGATGCTCGCCTCGACCTGGGACGAGGCGGCTATTGAACGCTGTGGCGCAGCGATGGGTAACGAGGTGCTCGAATATGGCTGCGACGTGATTCTCGGTCCGGGTATGAACATCCACCGCCATCCGCTCTGCGGCCGCAATTTCGAATATTATTCCGAGGACCCGTTGCTGAGCGGCAAATGCGGCGCGGCGATGGTGCGGGGCATTCAGTCGCAAGGCGTAGGGACTTCGGTCAAGCACTTTGCGGCCAACAACCAAGAGTCGATGCGCTTACAGAATGACGCCCGGGTGTCGCAACGTGCGTTGCGTGAGATTTATCTGCGAGGATTCGAGATCGCCGTCAAGGAGGGGCGTCCGTGGACGGTCATGTCGTCCTACAATCGTATCAACGGACCTTATACGCAGGAGAGCCGCGAGTTGCTGACCACTGTTCTGCACGACGAATGGGGCTACGAAGGTCTTGTCGTGTCGGACTGGATCGGAAAACGTAACACCGTGGCACAAGTACATGCCGGCAACGACCTGATGATGCCGGGAGAACCGGCTCAGGCGAGAGAGATTGTAGAAGCGGTGCGCAGCGGGAGACTCGCCGAGGCGGATGTTGACCGGTGTGTGACCCGTGTACTCGAATATATTCTGCGGACGCCCCGTTTCCGGAAACAAGCCGTGTCGGAGACTCCCGACTTGGAAGCACATGCTGCCGTATCGCGTCAGGTGGCAGCGGAAGGCATGGTTTTGCTCCGCAACGAAGGCGCTGCTTTACCACTTGCCGCAGGATGTAATCTCTCGGTGTTCGGAGTCAATGCCTATGACTGCATTGCCGGAGGTACGGGCGCCGGACACGTCAACAAAGCCTATACGGTCGATTTGGACGAAGGTTTGCGCAACGCCGGATTCCGGCTTAACACCCGTACGGCAGATCTCTATGCAAAATACATGTCTTTCGGTGAGGCACTGCTCGCGGAGCAGAACGCCCTGCGTTATTTGGGCGAAAAGTGGTTTGTCCCCGAAACGACGCTGACGCCGGAATTCATCGCTTCGCGTGCGGCGGACAGCGATGCGGCCATCGTTGCCTTAGGCCGCAATTCGGGTGAATACAACGATCGTCCTACATCGGATTTCTACCTGACGGAAGCCGAACGGGAACTGCTCGAATCGGTCTGCTCGGCGTTTCATGCCGCGGGTAAGAAGGTGGTCGTGGTGCTCAATATCGGCGGCGTGATCGAAACCATGTCGTGGAAGGAACTTCCCGACGCTATCTTGTTGGCCTGGCAGGGAGGTTTGGAAGCCGGGAATGCCATGGCTGATGTTTTGAGCGGCCGCGTATCGCCTTCGGGAAGGCTGCCGATGACTTTTCCGGCGGATTATTCGGATCATCCGTCATCGAAGAATTTTCCGCTCGACTATCGGGGGCGCTGCGGCGATTGGGCCGACGACGCCCCGGAACGGCACCTGCGAAACCTGGGATTCACTTGTTACGAGGAGGATATCTGGGTGGGTTACCGCTATTTCTCGACCCATGCTCCGGAGGCGGTGTCCTATCCTTTCGGCTATGGTTTGGGGTATACGACCTTCGAGTGGACGGATGCGGCCGTCAGGCGTTCCGGGACGGATTATGCGGTAACGCTCCGTGTAACCAATACAGGTTCGCGCGCCGGACGGGAGGTCGTTGAACTTTATGTTGCAGCCCCGCAAGGGGCGCTGCCGAAGCCCGTGCGCGAATTGAGGGCTTTTGCCAAAAGCCGGGAATTGCAGCCCGGGGAGTCGCAGGCGCTGACCCTTCGTTTCGCGGCTGCCGATCTGGCCTCGTTCGACGAGCGTATTTCGGCGTTTGTCGTCGATTCGGGGCGCTATATGGCCGAACTGGGGCGTTCTGCCGACGACATTGTCCAGCGGCTGCCTTTTGTCGCCAAAGCTTCCGAGCGCAAGGTGCATGACGTACTGAAACCGCAGGAGCCCCTGCGACGACTCAAATTCTGA
- a CDS encoding glycoside hydrolase family 3 protein has translation MGCNALFAAVPPAIRPDAKIETRIEKILGRLTLEEKIGQMCQLTVSMVTDMNDSGHPFISDELLDTVIGHYKVGSILNVPFDEAQSREAWTQIIGRIQRRSLDCLGIPCIYGVDQMHGASYTRGATFFPQGINMGAALNCELMRRSSEISAYETRACAIPWNFAPVMDLGRDPRWSRMWESYGEDVCVNSRLAAASVRGLQGDDPNRIGMYRVAACLKHFMAYGVPVSGKDRTPSSVTRNALREKYFAPFLECIRAGALSLMVNSSNNDGMPFHANRELLTGWLKEELNWDGVIVTDWNDIYNLYERDHIAESRKDAVRIAINAGIDMAMVPLDRDFCVYLRELVEEGLVSERRIDDAVCRILRLKMRIGLFEEPFPDTSKFDRFASDEFAAVALQAAEESEVLLKNDGGLLPLPKSARILLTGPNANFMRCLNGGWSYTWQGERCDEFADRYNTIYEALARKFDHVTWIPGVEYGTPSENWQVERVRGIGEAVSAAADADVIVVCIGENSYCETPGNMNDLNLSQNQKKLVRELASTGKPLVLVLNEGRPRLIGDIEPLAQAVVDILLPGNYGGDALANLLAGDANFSARLPFTYPRWPDALATYDYKPCQKRGTMEGEYNYDAVMDVQWPFCHGLSYTTFEYGNLRANLTEFRAGDTLSFTVDISNTGDCAGKEAVLLWSSDLVASLTPDVIRLRNFEKISLEPGETRTVTLSIPASDLAFVGYDGRWRLEKGDFRIRMGTETLFVRCVETRVWDTPNIP, from the coding sequence ATGGGCTGCAATGCGCTGTTTGCAGCAGTGCCGCCCGCTATCCGGCCCGATGCGAAGATCGAAACCCGGATTGAAAAGATACTCGGCCGCCTGACGCTTGAAGAGAAAATCGGCCAAATGTGTCAGTTGACCGTCAGCATGGTGACCGATATGAATGATTCCGGGCATCCGTTCATCAGCGATGAGCTGCTCGATACGGTCATCGGACATTACAAAGTCGGGTCGATTCTCAACGTACCGTTCGATGAGGCGCAGTCCCGGGAGGCATGGACGCAGATTATCGGTAGGATTCAGCGTCGTTCGCTCGACTGCCTGGGGATTCCCTGCATTTACGGTGTCGATCAAATGCACGGTGCTTCCTACACCCGCGGTGCAACCTTTTTTCCGCAGGGGATCAACATGGGTGCCGCGCTGAACTGTGAACTGATGCGCCGTTCGTCGGAGATTTCGGCTTATGAAACCCGTGCCTGTGCCATTCCGTGGAATTTTGCGCCGGTGATGGATTTGGGACGCGATCCCCGATGGTCGAGGATGTGGGAGAGTTACGGAGAGGATGTTTGTGTCAATTCCCGGTTGGCGGCGGCTTCCGTGCGCGGTTTGCAGGGCGATGATCCCAATCGGATCGGGATGTATCGGGTGGCTGCTTGTTTGAAGCATTTCATGGCCTACGGCGTCCCCGTGTCGGGCAAGGACCGAACGCCTTCGTCCGTTACGCGCAACGCCCTGCGCGAAAAATATTTTGCCCCCTTTCTCGAATGTATCCGGGCCGGGGCGCTGTCGTTGATGGTCAACTCGTCCAACAACGACGGTATGCCCTTTCATGCCAACCGCGAGTTGCTCACGGGGTGGTTGAAGGAAGAACTGAACTGGGACGGGGTGATCGTTACGGATTGGAATGATATTTACAATCTATATGAGCGGGATCATATCGCCGAGAGCCGCAAGGATGCGGTTCGGATCGCTATAAATGCCGGGATCGATATGGCCATGGTCCCTTTGGACCGGGATTTCTGCGTCTATCTCCGTGAACTGGTCGAGGAAGGGCTGGTTTCCGAAAGACGCATCGATGATGCCGTTTGTCGGATTTTGCGGTTGAAAATGCGCATCGGGCTGTTCGAAGAGCCGTTCCCGGACACTTCGAAGTTCGATCGTTTCGCGAGTGATGAATTCGCCGCCGTGGCTTTGCAAGCTGCCGAAGAGTCGGAGGTGCTGCTCAAAAACGACGGAGGTCTGCTACCGCTCCCGAAGTCGGCGCGTATCCTGCTCACCGGCCCCAATGCCAATTTCATGCGCTGTCTCAACGGCGGCTGGTCTTACACCTGGCAGGGTGAGCGTTGCGATGAGTTTGCAGATCGTTACAATACGATTTACGAGGCCTTGGCGCGTAAATTCGATCATGTTACCTGGATTCCAGGCGTAGAATACGGCACCCCCTCGGAGAATTGGCAGGTGGAGCGTGTGCGGGGAATCGGCGAAGCAGTCTCGGCAGCGGCCGATGCAGACGTGATTGTCGTCTGCATCGGCGAGAACTCCTATTGTGAAACTCCGGGCAACATGAATGATCTGAACTTGTCGCAAAACCAGAAAAAACTGGTCCGCGAACTGGCGTCTACGGGGAAACCCCTCGTATTGGTGTTGAACGAGGGACGGCCGCGTCTGATCGGCGATATAGAGCCGTTGGCGCAGGCTGTCGTCGATATCCTGCTGCCCGGCAATTACGGGGGTGACGCACTGGCCAATCTGCTTGCCGGGGATGCGAACTTCAGCGCCCGGCTTCCCTTTACCTATCCGCGCTGGCCCGATGCGTTGGCCACCTATGACTACAAACCCTGTCAGAAAAGGGGTACGATGGAGGGCGAATACAACTACGATGCCGTGATGGACGTGCAATGGCCTTTCTGCCACGGATTGAGTTACACTACATTCGAATACGGAAATCTGCGGGCTAACCTTACGGAATTTCGGGCCGGAGATACGCTTTCGTTCACGGTCGATATCTCCAATACAGGCGACTGCGCGGGCAAGGAGGCCGTATTGCTCTGGTCGAGCGATTTGGTGGCAAGCCTGACGCCTGACGTGATCCGGCTGCGCAATTTCGAGAAGATCTCCCTTGAACCGGGCGAAACCCGTACGGTGACGCTTTCGATACCGGCATCCGATCTGGCGTTTGTCGGTTATGACGGTCGCTGGCGGCTCGAAAAGGGCGATTTCCGGATCCGTATGGGTACGGAGACCCTGTTCGTCCGATGCGTGGAAACCCGGGTGTGGGACACCCCTAACATTCCCTGA
- a CDS encoding beta-N-acetylhexosaminidase: MKNVFFAVMALAVSFTETRAADSPAIVPMPQHIAYATGEGAVLSAGSRIAVPGGAKALRSVAELFVRDICREHGLRLKVSGISESGIVLGIDPALRAEAYSLDIGQGRVAVTGGSPSGLFYGLQSLRQLISQYGMRLPAVHVEDEPCFAYRGAMLDCCRHFFTVDEIKTFIDILALHKLNRFHWHLTDDQGWRIEIRHYPGLTKEGSRRAETVLGRNTNIYDGIPSGGYYTQRQIRDVVAYAAERFITVIPEIEMPGHASAALAAYPWLGCAGEGYMVRTRWGVFPEVYCAGKDSTFEFMENVLAEVCELFPSEYIHIGGDECPKQSWTSCPACQQRIRNERLEHENELQSYFVHRIEKWLNARGRNLIGWDEILEGGISKTATIMSWRGADGGVAAAKAGNQVIMTPNTHCYLDYFQTQEPERLEPLGIGGYVPVRKVYSFDPYDRLSSAEQSCIQGVQGNIWTEYIASFAHAQHMALPRLAALAEVGWACDRRDFGDFTRRMTVFRKLYDKCGYRYASYFFDGTGE, translated from the coding sequence ATGAAAAATGTTTTTTTTGCCGTCATGGCGCTTGCTGTTTCATTTACGGAAACCCGAGCGGCGGATTCTCCCGCGATCGTTCCCATGCCTCAGCACATCGCTTACGCAACTGGCGAAGGAGCGGTGCTCTCCGCCGGATCGCGGATCGCTGTACCCGGCGGGGCTAAAGCGTTGCGGAGTGTCGCGGAACTCTTTGTGCGGGATATTTGCCGGGAACATGGACTTCGGCTGAAAGTTTCCGGAATTTCCGAAAGCGGCATCGTACTCGGGATCGATCCGGCGCTCAGGGCGGAGGCCTATTCGCTCGACATCGGCCAAGGGCGTGTCGCCGTGACGGGCGGTTCCCCTTCGGGACTCTTCTACGGATTGCAGAGCTTGCGTCAACTTATCTCGCAGTATGGCATGCGACTTCCGGCAGTGCATGTGGAGGATGAACCTTGTTTCGCTTATCGCGGCGCCATGCTCGACTGCTGCCGTCATTTCTTCACGGTTGACGAGATCAAAACGTTCATCGACATATTGGCGCTCCACAAACTCAACCGTTTTCACTGGCATCTGACCGACGACCAGGGATGGCGTATCGAGATCAGGCATTATCCCGGATTGACGAAAGAGGGGTCACGGCGTGCCGAAACAGTCCTTGGACGCAATACGAATATCTACGACGGCATACCTTCGGGAGGATACTATACGCAGCGACAAATTCGTGACGTCGTAGCCTATGCGGCCGAACGGTTCATTACGGTCATCCCTGAAATCGAAATGCCGGGACATGCCTCGGCGGCACTGGCGGCCTATCCCTGGCTGGGGTGTGCCGGTGAGGGGTATATGGTACGGACGCGATGGGGCGTATTCCCGGAAGTTTATTGCGCGGGCAAGGATTCGACGTTCGAATTCATGGAGAACGTGCTTGCAGAGGTGTGTGAACTGTTTCCCTCGGAATATATCCATATCGGCGGGGATGAGTGTCCCAAACAGAGTTGGACGAGCTGTCCCGCCTGTCAGCAGCGTATCCGTAATGAGCGGTTAGAGCATGAAAACGAATTGCAGAGTTATTTTGTCCATCGGATTGAAAAATGGCTCAACGCCCGGGGGCGCAATCTGATCGGGTGGGACGAAATACTCGAAGGAGGGATTTCAAAGACGGCTACGATTATGTCGTGGCGCGGTGCCGATGGCGGCGTTGCCGCTGCCAAGGCCGGGAATCAGGTGATCATGACCCCCAACACGCATTGTTATCTCGATTATTTTCAGACGCAGGAGCCGGAGCGCCTCGAACCACTCGGTATCGGCGGTTACGTGCCGGTTCGTAAGGTTTATTCGTTCGATCCCTATGACCGTCTTTCTTCAGCGGAACAATCGTGTATTCAGGGAGTACAAGGGAATATATGGACGGAATATATCGCTTCTTTTGCCCATGCACAGCATATGGCCTTGCCGCGGCTGGCCGCATTAGCGGAGGTGGGATGGGCCTGCGACCGCCGCGATTTCGGGGATTTCACCCGGCGCATGACGGTATTCCGGAAACTTTACGACAAATGCGGCTATCGCTACGCCTCCTATTTCTTCGATGGAACGGGCGAATAA
- a CDS encoding acyltransferase family protein, translating to MNPNRRLLSLDTLRGVDMFFIMGFSGLVTSLCALWPGSFTDMLASQMQHAAWNGLTIQDTIFPLFLFIAGVAFPFSLAKQRARGFGRKRILDRIFRRGLILALLGMVYNGLFELNFSSLRIASVLGRIGLAWMFAALLCVYCSVRTRIAVAGIILIGYSLLLGLVVAPDAPVGADPLSVEGCLAGWIDRQYLPGHILYGAFDPEGILSTLPAVVSALFGMFTGEFLLDGRRGLSGSWKAFYMAVAALAITTAGLCWNLIMPVNKNLWSSSFTCVVSGYSLGMTALFYYLIDVCGYKRWTFVFRVIGLNSITIYMAQRIIPLRYASDFFVGGLASKCSETVGAVIYDIGYIVLCWLFLYFLYRKNTFLKV from the coding sequence ATGAACCCGAACAGACGACTTTTATCTTTGGACACCCTGCGGGGGGTCGATATGTTCTTTATTATGGGCTTTTCAGGGCTCGTGACCTCGTTGTGCGCACTGTGGCCCGGATCTTTTACCGATATGCTTGCGTCGCAGATGCAGCATGCGGCGTGGAATGGACTAACGATTCAAGACACGATCTTTCCTCTGTTTCTTTTTATCGCAGGCGTGGCGTTCCCCTTCTCGCTGGCCAAACAGCGTGCACGCGGATTCGGCAGAAAACGGATTCTGGACCGGATTTTCCGCCGCGGACTGATTCTTGCCCTGTTGGGAATGGTTTATAACGGGTTGTTCGAGCTCAATTTCTCCTCGTTGCGCATAGCAAGCGTGCTGGGACGGATCGGCTTGGCCTGGATGTTCGCCGCACTGCTCTGCGTGTATTGCAGCGTGAGAACTCGGATAGCTGTTGCCGGGATTATCCTAATAGGCTATTCACTGCTGCTCGGCCTGGTCGTAGCCCCCGATGCTCCGGTCGGTGCCGATCCGCTTTCGGTGGAGGGGTGTCTGGCCGGATGGATTGACCGACAGTACCTTCCCGGACACATCCTTTACGGGGCATTCGATCCGGAAGGGATATTGAGCACCCTGCCGGCAGTCGTATCGGCTCTATTCGGAATGTTCACCGGCGAATTTTTGCTCGATGGCCGGAGAGGGCTCTCTGGCTCTTGGAAAGCGTTCTATATGGCCGTCGCCGCACTGGCGATCACGACGGCGGGCTTGTGCTGGAATCTTATCATGCCGGTCAACAAGAATTTATGGAGCAGTTCGTTCACTTGCGTGGTCTCCGGTTATTCGCTGGGGATGACCGCCTTGTTTTATTACCTGATTGACGTGTGCGGGTACAAACGATGGACGTTCGTTTTCCGGGTTATCGGATTGAATTCCATTACGATTTATATGGCGCAGCGGATTATTCCACTGCGTTATGCGTCCGATTTTTTCGTCGGCGGACTTGCTTCTAAATGCAGTGAAACAGTAGGGGCGGTGATCTACGATATAGGTTATATCGTGCTCTGCTGGCTGTTTCTCTATTTCTTGTATCGAAAAAACACTTTCCTTAAGGTATGA